The Acidobacteriota bacterium genome contains the following window.
CGGGAGTCTGCTGGTCGGGCTCTCATTCGCCAAATCGCTGGCCGCGGTCTGGGATCTCCCGCTCGTGCCGGTTCACCACCTGGCCGGTCACATCGAATCGCTGTTTCTTCAGCACGGTCACCTGCCGCTTCCGGCCATCATCCTCGTCGTCTCTGGCGGGCACACGAGTCTCTACGAGGTGCGCCAGCCCGGACGCTACGATCCACTTGGCAGAACGCGAGACGATGCGGCGGGCGAGGCCTATGACAAGGTGGCGAAGCTGCTCGGGCTTGGCTACCCGGGCGGTCCGGTGATCGACAGGCTTGCGCGCGGCGGCAACGACCGCGCCGTCGCATTTCCGATTGCCCGCATGACACATCCGGATCGCAACGCGCCACTCCTGAAAGGGCAGTGGGATTTCAGTTTCAGCGGGCTGAAGACATCGGTGCTCCGCTACGTGAAGGCCCGGGGCGTTGGTTGGACGCCGAGTGCGGCGGAAACCGCTGACATCTGCGCCAGTTTCCAGCGTTCGGTGGTTGAGGCGCTACTCGACAAGACGTTCGCGGCCGCGCGCTGGTACGGGGCGCGCAGCGTCGGCATCGCCGGTGGCGTGTCGGCCAACAGCCGGCTTCGCGCCGACGCGATGGCGGCGGGTGAGCGGATCGGGGTGCCGGTCTTTGTGCCGTCGTTGGCGCTCTCGACCGACAATGCCGCCATGATCGCCGCCG
Protein-coding sequences here:
- the tsaD gene encoding tRNA (adenosine(37)-N6)-threonylcarbamoyltransferase complex transferase subunit TsaD: MRILGIESSCDETAAAVVEETTDAAKPWVVRSSVVASQVEIHREWGGVVPELASRQHVRDICGVVERAMAESQTGPRDLGAIAVTQGPGLVGSLLVGLSFAKSLAAVWDLPLVPVHHLAGHIESLFLQHGHLPLPAIILVVSGGHTSLYEVRQPGRYDPLGRTRDDAAGEAYDKVAKLLGLGYPGGPVIDRLARGGNDRAVAFPIARMTHPDRNAPLLKGQWDFSFSGLKTSVLRYVKARGVGWTPSAAETADICASFQRSVVEALLDKTFAAARWYGARSVGIAGGVSANSRLRADAMAAGERIGVPVFVPSLALSTDNAAMIAAAGLRRFHAGVRAGLDLNADASLPLV